A stretch of Leucobacter aridicollis DNA encodes these proteins:
- the rplB gene encoding 50S ribosomal protein L2, whose protein sequence is MAIRKYKPTTPGRRGSSVADFAEITRSTPEKSLLRPLPKTGGRNNQGRITTRHIGGGHKRQYRVIDFRRNDKDGVNARVAHIEYDPNRTARIALLHFEDGTKRYIIAPNKLKQGDIVESGAGSDIKPGNNMPLKNIPTGTVIHAIELKPGGGAKLARSAGSSVRLVAKDGPYAQLRLPSGEIRNVDARCRATVGEVGNAEQSNINWGKAGRMRWKGVRPTVRGVVMNPVDHPHGGGEGRTSGGRHPVSPWGQKEGRTRRPNKESDKLIVRRRNAGKKR, encoded by the coding sequence CAATTCGCAAGTACAAGCCGACGACCCCCGGTCGTCGCGGGTCGAGCGTTGCTGATTTCGCTGAGATCACGCGCTCCACGCCCGAGAAGTCGCTGCTGCGTCCGCTCCCCAAGACGGGTGGCCGCAACAACCAGGGCCGTATCACGACCCGTCACATCGGTGGTGGCCACAAGCGCCAGTACCGCGTCATCGACTTCCGTCGCAATGACAAGGACGGCGTCAACGCCCGCGTAGCGCACATCGAGTACGATCCCAACCGCACCGCGCGCATCGCGCTGCTGCACTTTGAGGACGGCACGAAGCGTTACATCATCGCTCCGAACAAGCTCAAGCAGGGCGACATCGTCGAGTCGGGTGCCGGCTCGGACATCAAGCCCGGCAACAACATGCCGCTGAAGAACATCCCCACGGGTACTGTTATTCACGCCATTGAGCTGAAGCCCGGTGGGGGAGCGAAGCTCGCTCGTTCCGCTGGTTCCTCGGTTCGCCTCGTGGCGAAGGATGGCCCCTACGCCCAGCTGCGTCTCCCCTCGGGCGAGATCCGCAACGTCGACGCGCGCTGCCGCGCGACCGTCGGCGAGGTCGGCAACGCTGAGCAGTCGAACATCAACTGGGGTAAGGCCGGCCGTATGCGCTGGAAGGGCGTCCGCCCGACCGTGCGTGGTGTCGTCATGAACCCGGTGGATCACCCCCACGGTGGTGGCGAAGGCCGCACCTCGGGTGGCCGTCACCCGGTTAGCCCCTGGGGCCAGAAGGAAGGCCGTACGCGCCGTCCGAACAAGGAAAGCGACAAGCTCATTGTGCGCCGCCGTAACGCTGGCAAGAAGCGCTAG
- the rpsC gene encoding 30S ribosomal protein S3 encodes MGQKIHPYGFRLGITTDHVSRWFSDSTKKGQRYADYLAEDIKIRQHLQVQLDRAGVSRVEIERTRDRVRVDIHTARPGIVIGRRGAEAERIRADLEKLTGKQIQLNILEVKNPEADAQLVAQGIAEQLAARVAFRRAMRKGLQGAQRAGAKGVRIQVSGRLGGAEMSRSEFYREGRVPLHTLRANIDYGFYEAKTTFGRIGVKVWIYKGDLTNKELAREQAAQKPSRERGDRRRAPRGAQAEAAPAAAGAEK; translated from the coding sequence ATGGGCCAGAAGATTCATCCCTACGGCTTCCGCCTCGGGATTACAACCGACCACGTGTCGCGTTGGTTCTCGGACTCGACGAAGAAGGGCCAGCGTTACGCTGACTACCTCGCCGAGGACATCAAGATCCGCCAGCACCTGCAGGTCCAGCTGGACCGCGCCGGTGTCTCGCGTGTTGAGATCGAGCGCACCCGCGACCGCGTCCGCGTAGACATCCACACTGCTCGCCCCGGCATCGTTATCGGTCGCCGCGGTGCAGAGGCAGAGCGGATCCGCGCTGACCTCGAGAAGCTCACCGGCAAGCAGATCCAGCTGAACATCCTCGAGGTCAAGAACCCCGAGGCTGACGCTCAGCTCGTCGCTCAGGGCATCGCCGAGCAGCTCGCTGCTCGTGTGGCGTTCCGTCGCGCGATGCGCAAGGGGCTCCAGGGCGCACAGCGCGCTGGCGCCAAGGGCGTCCGTATCCAGGTCTCCGGCCGTCTTGGCGGCGCTGAGATGAGCCGTTCGGAGTTCTACCGTGAGGGTCGCGTGCCGCTGCACACGCTCCGCGCGAACATCGACTACGGCTTCTACGAGGCGAAGACCACCTTCGGCCGCATCGGCGTGAAGGTCTGGATCTACAAGGGCGACCTGACGAACAAGGAGCTCGCTCGTGAGCAGGCGGCCCAGAAGCCGTCTCGCGAGCGTGGCGATCGCCGCCGTGCGCCCCGTGGCGCGCAGGCTGAGGCTGCACCCGCTGCAGCAGGAGCGGAGAAGTAA
- the rpmC gene encoding 50S ribosomal protein L29 produces the protein MAIGTKELAVTELDSFENERLAEELKKAKAELFNLRFQSATGQLENHGRVRQVKRDIARIYTVLRERELGIRVTPAAEPAKKASAKKSSTKKTEQAPAAAETKEA, from the coding sequence ATGGCGATCGGAACCAAGGAACTGGCTGTCACCGAGCTTGACAGCTTCGAAAACGAGCGTCTCGCGGAGGAGCTGAAGAAGGCTAAGGCCGAGCTCTTCAACCTGCGTTTCCAGTCGGCCACCGGCCAGCTTGAGAACCACGGGCGCGTACGTCAGGTGAAGCGCGACATCGCTCGCATCTACACCGTGCTCCGCGAGCGCGAGCTCGGCATTCGGGTCACCCCGGCCGCCGAGCCCGCGAAGAAGGCTTCTGCGAAGAAGTCGTCCACCAAGAAGACCGAGCAGGCGCCCGCCGCCGCTGAGACGAAGGAGGCCTAA
- the rplE gene encoding 50S ribosomal protein L5: MSEAAVAAGKIQPRLKQKYRGEIVPALREEFSYANVMQVPGLVKIVVNTGVGEAARDSKVIEGAIADLVKITGQKPKVTLARKSIAQFKLREGQAIGAHVTLRGDRAWEFLDRLVNLALPRIRDFRGLSDQQFDGAGNYTFGLTEQSVFHEIDQDKIDRVRGFDITIVTTAKTDDEGRALLKALGFPFKADN; the protein is encoded by the coding sequence ATGTCTGAAGCTGCTGTAGCGGCTGGCAAAATCCAGCCTCGCTTGAAGCAGAAGTACCGCGGCGAAATCGTCCCGGCACTCCGTGAAGAGTTCTCCTACGCAAACGTCATGCAGGTTCCCGGTCTCGTGAAGATCGTCGTGAACACTGGCGTCGGCGAGGCAGCTCGTGACAGCAAGGTGATCGAGGGTGCGATTGCAGACCTCGTCAAGATCACCGGTCAGAAGCCCAAGGTCACCCTGGCCCGCAAGTCCATCGCGCAGTTCAAGCTGCGTGAGGGTCAGGCCATCGGCGCGCACGTCACTCTCCGTGGCGATCGTGCCTGGGAATTCCTTGATCGTCTCGTGAACCTCGCACTGCCCCGTATCCGCGATTTCCGCGGACTTTCGGACCAGCAGTTCGACGGTGCGGGCAACTACACGTTCGGTTTGACCGAGCAGAGTGTGTTCCACGAGATCGATCAGGATAAGATTGATCGCGTGCGTGGTTTTGACATCACCATTGTCACCACCGCAAAGACTGACGACGAGGGTCGCGCGCTGTTGAAGGCGCTCGGCTTCCCGTTCAAGGCCGACAACTAA
- the rplV gene encoding 50S ribosomal protein L22 gives MVESIARVRHIRITPQKARRVVDLVRGKNAQEALAILKFAPQAAAEPVFKLVASAIANARVKADAENLRLNEDELVIARAFVDEGATLKRFRPRAQGRAFRINKRTSHITVVLQTADELAAQKGA, from the coding sequence ATGGTGGAATCGATCGCACGCGTGCGTCATATCCGCATCACCCCCCAGAAGGCCCGTCGTGTCGTTGACCTGGTTCGTGGCAAGAACGCGCAGGAGGCACTCGCCATCCTGAAGTTCGCGCCCCAGGCTGCCGCTGAGCCCGTGTTCAAGCTCGTCGCTTCGGCGATCGCGAACGCACGTGTGAAGGCTGACGCTGAGAACCTGCGCCTCAACGAGGACGAGCTCGTCATTGCACGCGCATTCGTGGACGAGGGTGCAACGCTCAAGCGTTTCCGCCCCCGTGCACAGGGCCGCGCGTTCCGTATCAACAAGCGCACCAGCCACATCACGGTCGTTCTGCAGACCGCTGATGAGCTGGCAGCTCAGAAGGGAGCCTAA
- the rplF gene encoding 50S ribosomal protein L6 encodes MSRIGKLPIAIPGGVDVKIDGQQVTVKGSKGELSLVVAEPIRVAVEDGQILVTRPNDERESRALHGLSRTLINNNIIGVTEGYAKQLEVVGTGYRVQQKGADLELALGFSHPVSFTAPEGITLVVEGANKITVSGISKQAVGEAAANIRKLKKPEPYKGKGIRYADEVVRRKAGKAGK; translated from the coding sequence ATGTCACGTATTGGAAAGCTTCCCATCGCCATCCCCGGCGGTGTAGATGTCAAGATCGATGGCCAGCAGGTCACGGTCAAGGGTTCGAAGGGTGAGCTGTCGCTCGTCGTCGCAGAGCCCATTCGCGTCGCAGTCGAGGACGGCCAGATCCTGGTCACCCGTCCCAACGACGAGCGCGAGTCCCGAGCGCTGCACGGCCTGAGCCGTACGCTCATCAACAACAACATCATTGGTGTGACCGAGGGCTACGCTAAGCAGCTCGAGGTTGTTGGCACCGGCTACCGTGTGCAGCAGAAGGGCGCGGACCTCGAGCTCGCACTCGGCTTCTCGCACCCCGTGTCGTTCACCGCTCCTGAGGGCATCACGCTCGTCGTCGAGGGCGCCAACAAGATCACCGTCAGCGGCATCTCGAAGCAGGCAGTCGGTGAGGCCGCAGCGAACATCCGCAAGCTGAAGAAGCCGGAACCCTACAAGGGCAAGGGCATTCGTTACGCTGACGAGGTTGTTCGTCGCAAGGCTGGAAAGGCTGGTAAGTAA
- the rplP gene encoding 50S ribosomal protein L16 — MLIPRRVKYRKQHHPSRSGQSKGGNTVTFGEFGIQALSPAYVTNRQIESARIAMTRHIKRGGKVWINIYPDRPLTKKPAETRMGSGKGSPEWWVANVKPGRVLFEVAGVDEELAREALTRAIHKLPLKARIIKREEGDA; from the coding sequence ATGCTGATTCCCCGTCGAGTCAAGTACCGCAAGCAGCATCACCCGAGCCGCAGCGGTCAGTCCAAGGGTGGCAACACTGTCACCTTCGGTGAGTTCGGTATTCAGGCGCTCAGCCCCGCTTACGTGACGAACCGTCAGATCGAGTCCGCTCGTATCGCCATGACGCGTCACATCAAGCGTGGCGGCAAGGTGTGGATCAACATCTACCCTGACCGTCCGCTGACCAAGAAGCCCGCTGAAACCCGCATGGGTTCCGGTAAGGGCTCACCCGAGTGGTGGGTTGCGAATGTCAAGCCGGGCCGCGTCCTCTTCGAGGTCGCCGGTGTCGATGAGGAGCTCGCGCGTGAGGCACTGACCCGTGCCATCCACAAGCTGCCCCTCAAGGCCCGCATTATTAAGCGCGAGGAGGGCGACGCGTAA
- the rplN gene encoding 50S ribosomal protein L14, with protein sequence MIQQESRLKVADNTGAKELLTIRVLGGSGRRYAGLGDTIVATVKDAIPGGNVKKGEVVKAVIVRTRKSTRRVDGSYISFDENAAVILKADGEPRGTRIFGPVGRELRDKKFMKIVSLAPEVI encoded by the coding sequence GTGATTCAGCAGGAATCCCGACTCAAGGTTGCCGATAACACCGGCGCCAAGGAGTTGCTTACCATCCGTGTCCTCGGGGGCTCAGGACGTCGTTACGCAGGTCTCGGCGACACCATCGTCGCGACCGTGAAGGACGCGATCCCCGGCGGCAACGTCAAGAAGGGTGAGGTCGTCAAGGCCGTCATCGTTCGTACCCGCAAGTCGACCCGTCGCGTTGACGGTTCGTACATCAGCTTCGACGAGAACGCCGCCGTCATCCTGAAGGCAGACGGGGAGCCCCGCGGCACCCGTATCTTCGGACCGGTTGGCCGTGAGCTTCGCGACAAGAAGTTCATGAAGATCGTCTCGCTCGCACCGGAGGTGATCTAG
- the rpsS gene encoding 30S ribosomal protein S19: MPRSLKKGPFVDNHLLNKVVVQNEAGTKNVIKTWSRRSMIIPAMLGHTIAVHDGRKHIPVFVTETMVGHKLGEFAPTRTFRGHVKDDKKGRRR; encoded by the coding sequence ATGCCTCGTAGTCTCAAGAAGGGCCCCTTCGTCGACAACCACCTGCTGAACAAGGTGGTCGTACAGAACGAAGCTGGCACCAAGAACGTGATCAAGACCTGGTCGCGCCGCTCGATGATCATCCCCGCAATGCTGGGACACACCATCGCAGTGCACGACGGTCGGAAGCACATCCCCGTATTCGTCACCGAAACCATGGTTGGACACAAGCTGGGCGAGTTCGCCCCGACTCGTACCTTCCGTGGCCACGTGAAGGACGACAAGAAGGGCCGTCGCCGCTAA
- the rpsH gene encoding 30S ribosomal protein S8 produces the protein MTMTDPVADMLTRLRNANSAHHDDVSLPGSKLKERIAEILKREGYISDWKVEAARVGTTLTMTLKYGPNREASIEGLKRVSKPGLRVYAGSAEIPSVLGGLGIAILSTSSGLLTDREAEQKGVGGEVLAYVW, from the coding sequence ATGACGATGACTGATCCGGTAGCAGACATGCTTACCCGGTTGCGCAACGCTAATAGCGCACATCATGACGACGTTTCGCTTCCCGGCTCAAAGCTGAAGGAGCGGATCGCCGAGATCCTCAAGCGTGAGGGCTACATCAGCGACTGGAAGGTCGAGGCGGCTCGCGTCGGCACGACCCTCACCATGACGCTGAAGTACGGACCGAACCGCGAGGCTTCGATCGAGGGCCTCAAGCGCGTCTCGAAGCCCGGCCTCCGCGTGTACGCGGGCTCGGCTGAGATTCCGAGCGTGCTCGGTGGCCTCGGCATTGCGATCCTGTCCACCTCTTCGGGGCTCCTCACGGACCGCGAGGCCGAGCAGAAGGGCGTGGGCGGCGAAGTGCTGGCCTACGTGTGGTAA
- the rplX gene encoding 50S ribosomal protein L24 → MAAKIKKGDLVEVISGPTQERGGYRGKQGRVLEVLTETDRLVVEGVNYVTKHVRVGQSDRGTKEGGIETVEAPIHVSNVAVVDPSTKKPTRVGFRVEEVEKDGKKKTVRVRYAKSSGKDL, encoded by the coding sequence ATGGCTGCAAAGATCAAGAAGGGTGACCTCGTAGAGGTCATCTCGGGCCCGACCCAGGAGCGCGGTGGATACCGTGGCAAGCAGGGTCGTGTTCTCGAAGTTCTCACCGAGACCGACCGCCTGGTCGTCGAAGGCGTGAACTACGTCACCAAGCACGTCCGCGTCGGCCAGTCCGACCGCGGGACGAAGGAGGGTGGCATCGAGACCGTTGAGGCTCCCATCCACGTGTCGAACGTTGCTGTCGTTGACCCCTCGACCAAGAAGCCCACTCGCGTTGGCTTCCGCGTCGAAGAGGTTGAGAAGGACGGCAAGAAGAAGACGGTTCGCGTGCGTTACGCGAAGTCGTCTGGGAAGGACCTCTAA
- the rplR gene encoding 50S ribosomal protein L18, with the protein MAANITRAKGRSAARVRRHARLRKKIVGTELRPRLSVTRSSRHVFVQVIDDSKGHTVASASTMEADLRAFDGDKTAKARKVGELVAERAKAAGVEAVVFDRGGSKYAGRVAAIAEGAREGGLTL; encoded by the coding sequence ATGGCCGCTAACATCACCCGTGCAAAGGGTCGTTCGGCTGCGCGCGTTCGCCGCCACGCCCGTCTGCGCAAGAAGATTGTCGGCACCGAACTGCGTCCCCGTCTCTCGGTGACCCGCTCGTCGCGCCACGTATTCGTGCAGGTCATCGACGACTCGAAGGGCCACACCGTGGCATCGGCGTCGACGATGGAAGCAGATCTCCGTGCATTCGACGGTGACAAGACCGCTAAGGCCCGCAAGGTCGGCGAGCTCGTCGCAGAGCGTGCAAAGGCTGCTGGTGTCGAGGCTGTTGTCTTCGACCGTGGCGGTAGCAAGTACGCAGGCCGTGTCGCTGCGATCGCCGAGGGCGCTCGCGAGGGAGGTCTGACACTGTGA
- the rpsQ gene encoding 30S ribosomal protein S17, with the protein MAEVEKEQRPYRKARRGYVVSDKMDKTIVVEVEDRVKHPLYGKVMRRSSKVKAHDEQNTAGIGDLVLIHETRPLSASKRWRLVEILEKAK; encoded by the coding sequence ATGGCTGAGGTCGAGAAGGAACAGCGACCGTATCGCAAGGCGCGCCGTGGCTACGTCGTCAGCGACAAGATGGATAAGACCATCGTCGTTGAGGTCGAGGATCGCGTGAAGCACCCGCTCTACGGCAAGGTCATGCGTCGCTCATCGAAGGTGAAGGCCCACGACGAGCAGAACACCGCCGGCATCGGCGATCTCGTACTCATCCACGAGACCCGCCCGCTCAGCGCTTCGAAGCGCTGGCGTCTGGTCGAGATCCTCGAGAAGGCGAAGTAA